One Microcaecilia unicolor chromosome 4, aMicUni1.1, whole genome shotgun sequence genomic region harbors:
- the KBTBD7 gene encoding kelch repeat and BTB domain-containing protein 7, producing the protein MADSISSSPFFSGPEELEDPNHAATLLAQLKAFYDSRLLCDVTIEVLGGGEAGDGSRLFSCNRNVLAAACPYFRSMFTGGLSESKQQKVTLHDMDAASMALIIEYCYTGRVAVSEANVQRLYAAADMLQLGYMRRACADFLARRLEPANCAGILRLAEAFGDMDLLGRALAFAARHFQQLSEELCELSLAQMQQLLRSDDLDVDSEQRVCTVAVRWIEARLRERAQVAQELLQCVRWHLFTAQDRPALEALQTKGFVRKHCLSYVQGVLESFYGQSLPGIPKSLLPPRIGMLAKEMVIFFGHRKEPFLCYDPYSGDIYTMPSPLNSLANSKAVTASAICISPDNDIYLATQPSNQLWVYSPLKNSWQQLANRLLCREGMDLAYLNGHIYILGGRDPSSGAKLKEVECYSVQRNQWTLVAPLLHSFCSFELVTVNNYLYAVNSKRMQCYDPSRNRWLNCASLKRSDFQEACVFNDEIYCICDVPVVKVYSPARGEWRLICNIPVDDNTHNYQIVRHGNKLLLITCTTPQWKKNRVTVHEYEVATNRWVNVGTMLGLLHYDSGFICLSARVYPSRLEPGQSFITEEDDVRSESSADWAMDGFSDLDSESGSSSSFSDDENWHPAPGPRSCIHTLGAY; encoded by the coding sequence ATGGCTGATTCCATATCGTCGTCCCCTTTTTTCTCGGGGCCGGAGGAGCTGGAGGACCCGAATCACGCCGCTACGCTGCTGGCACAGCTCAAGGCCTTCTATGACTCGCGGCTGCTTTGCGATGTTACCATCGAGGTGTTGGGCGGCGGGGAGGCCGGGGACGGGAGCCGCCTTTTTTCTTGTAACCGCAATGTGCTAGCCGCCGCCTGCCCCTACTTCCGCAGCATGTTCACGGGCGGCCTGTCGGAAAGTAAACAGCAGAAAGTGACGCTACATGACATGGATGCGGCCTCCATGGCGCTTATCATCGAGTACTGCTACACGGGCCGCGTGGCTGTGAGCGAGGCCAACGTGCAGCGACTCTATGCCGCCGCCGATATGTTGCAACTGGGCTATATGCGCCGAGCTTGCGCAGACTTTCTGGCGCGCCGCTTAGAGCCGGCCAACTGTGCTGGCATCCTGCGCCTTGCCGAAGCCTTTGGAGATATGGACCTGCTTGGACGTGCTTTGGCCTTTGCTGCGCGCCATTTCCAGCAGTTAAGTGAAGAGCTGTGTGAACTGAGCCTGGCGCAGATGCAACAACTACTGCGTTCTGACGATCTGGACGTAGACAGCGAGCAGCGAGTGTGCACCGTGGCCGTACGTTGGATCGAGGCCCGGCTGAGGGAGAGGGCACAGGTAGCACAAGAATTGCTCCAGTGTGTGCGCTGGCACCTTTTCACTGCCCAGGACCGGCCGGCCTTAGAGGCACTACAGACGAAAGGTTTTGTCCGCAAGCACTGTCTTTCCTATGTGCAGGGCGTTCTGGAGTCCTTCTATGGGCAGTCATTGCCTGGAATCCCCAAGAGCCTTCTCCCACCTAGGATTGGTATGCTGGCCAAGGAGATGGTCATATTCTTTGGGCACCGTAAAGAACCCTTCTTGTGCTATGACCCTTATTCTGGAGACATCTATACCATGCCATCACCCCTTAATAGTCTGGCAAACAGTAAGGCTGTCACAGCATCTGCCATCTGTATCTCCCCGGACAATGACATCTATCTGGCCACACAGCCCAGCAACCAGCTTTGGGTCTACAGCCCTCTGAAAAACAGTTGGCAGCAGCTGGCTAATAGGCTACTCTGCAGGGAGGGCATGGATTTGGCTTACCTCAATGGGCACATCTACATCCTAGGGGGCCGTGACCCTTCTTCAGGGGCCAAGTTGAAAGAGGTTGAATGCTACAGTGTCCAGAGGAACCAGTGGACTCTGGTAGCCCCACTTTTGCACTCCTTCTGCTCCTTTGAGCTGGTCACTGTAAACAACTACCTGTATGCAGTGAACAGTAAGAGGATGCAGTGTTATGATCCTAGCAGGAATCGCTGGCTGAACTGCGCTTCCTTGAAACGAAGTGACTTCCAGGAGGCTTGTGTGTTCAATGATGAGATCTATTGTATCTGTGATGTTCCTGTTGTGAAAGTGTACAGCCCAGCCCGTGGTGAGTGGCGCTTGATCTGTAACATCCCTGTGGATGACAACACCCACAACTATCAGATTGTACGGCATGGCAACAAGCTACTGCTCATCACCTGCACCACACCACAGTGGAAAAAAAACAGGGTCACTGTGCATGAGTATGAGGTGGCCACCAACCGTTGGGTTAATGTGGGTACTATGCTGGGCCTCTTGCACTATGACTCTGGGTTCATTTGCCTATCTGCACGGGTTTATCCTTCTCGCCTGGAGCCAGGACAGAGCTTCATCACTGAGGAGGATGATGTGCGTAGTGAATCGAGTGCAGACTGGGCCATGGATGGCTTCAGTGATCTTGACTCAGAATCTGGCAGCTCAAGCTCTTTTTCAGATGATGAGAATTGGCACCCAGCCCCTGGACCAAGGTCATGTATACACACACTTGGTGCATACTGA